One Panicum virgatum strain AP13 chromosome 9K, P.virgatum_v5, whole genome shotgun sequence genomic region harbors:
- the LOC120651040 gene encoding 2-alkenal reductase (NADP(+)-dependent)-like, protein MAEVRNRKVLLKRYVTGYPAEDDMEVVDGTVHLAVPQGLQAPAVRLKNLYLSCDAWMRGRMSKRDDPVTVVNDFVLGEALTNFGVSMVIDSTHPDYHAGDLVWGMSGWEEYTLISEPASLVRINHPELPLSYYTGVLGMSGLTAFAGLFDVCKPKKGDTFFVSAAFGAVGQIVGQLAKLAGCYVVGSVGSDEKVSLLKGKLGFDDAINYRKEPDLGAALSRCFPEGIDIYFDNVGGATLDAALLCMRTRGRVAVCGMVSQYNLDDPAAGVRMRNLPLLVAKRIRMEGFNVADYLADGPYYRWFEEEMAGYLRDGRVTYVEDVVEGLHGAPAALVGIFQGRNVGRQLIVVARE, encoded by the exons ATGGCGGAGGTGAGGAACCGGAAGGTGCTGCTGAAGCGCTACGTGACGGGTTACCCCGCCGAGGACGACATGGAGGTCGTCGACGGCACCGTGCACCTCGCCGTGCCGCAGGGGCTCCAGGCGCCCGCCGTGCGGCTGAAGAACCTCTACCTCTCCTGCGACGCCTGGATGCGCGGCCGCATGTCTAAGCGCGACGACCCCGTCACCGTCGTCAATGACTTCGTCCTAGGCGAG GCTTTGACCAACTTTGGCGTTAGCATGGTGATTGACTCCACACACCCGGATTACCATGCCGGCGATCTCGTGTGGGGGATGAGCGGGTGGGAGGAGTACACGCTCATCTCTGAGCCGGCGTCGCTCGTCAGGATCAACCACCCCGAGCTGCCGCTTTCCTACTACACAGGCGTTCTCG GCATGTCGGGCCTCACTGCGTTCGCTGGGCTGTTCGACGTGTGCAAGCCCAAGAAAGGCGACACCTTCTTCGTCTCAGCGGCGTTCGGTGCTGTTGGCCAGATCGTCGGCCAGCTGGCCAAGCTCGCCGGCTGCTACGTCGTCGGCAGCGTCGGCTCCGACGAGAAGGTGAGCCTCCTCAAGGGCAAGCTCGGCTTCGACGACGCCATCAACTACAGGAAGGAGCCCGACCTGGGCGCCGCGCTGAGCCGGTGCTTCCCGGAGGGCATCGACATCTACTTCGACAACGTGGGCGGCGCGACGCTGGATGCAGCGCTGCTCTGCATGCGGACgcgcggccgcgtcgccgtGTGCGGGATGGTGTCGCAGTACAACCTTGACGACCCGGCCGCCGGGGTGCGCATGCGCAACCTGCCGTTGCTCGTCGCCAAGCGCATCCGCATGGAGGGGTTCAACGTCGCCGACTACCTCGCCGACGGCCCCTACTACCGCTGGTTCGAGGAGGAGATGGCCGGCTACCTCCGTGACGGCAGAGTGACATACGTGGAGGACGTCGTGGAAGGGCTCCATGGCGCGCCGGCCGCGCTCGTGGGGATCTTCCAGGGGCGGAACGTCGGCAGGCAGCTCATCGTTGTTGCGCGGGAGTGA
- the LOC120651041 gene encoding probable glutathione S-transferase GSTU6 codes for MLFAQRIKEKVDGAAQAIAALETLEGAFQDCSKGKDYFGGDKAGILDIVLGGYLAWFNVFEKMIGVRVKDVERTPLLAAWADRFRALDAARGILLEDVDGVLDFLKAFFA; via the coding sequence ATGTTGTTCGCCCAAAGGATCAAGGAGAAGGTGGATGGTGCGGCGCAGGCCATTGCGGCCTTGGAGACACTTGAAGGAGCCTTCCAGGATTGCTCCAAGGGGAAGGATTACTTTGGTGGAGACAAAGCTGGGATTTTAGATATTGTGCTCGGGGGCTACCTCGCTTGGTTCAATGTGTTTGAGAAGATGATTGGCGTCAGGGTCAAGGACGTGGAGAGGACTCCTCTCCTTGCTGCTTGGGCTGATCGTTTCAGGGCATTGGATGCTGCAAGGGGTATCCTGCTGGAAGATGTTGATGGAGTCCTCGACTTCTTGAAGGCATTCTTTGCATAG